From the Papaver somniferum cultivar HN1 chromosome 2, ASM357369v1, whole genome shotgun sequence genome, the window TTGATAGTAAGATTATCAAAGGGTAAACtggtttatgttttttttttgttcgtgGAGAGCTGAGGCCGGCTTTATAGGACTTCAAATTTGTTTTTTTAGTAGTTACTCTCAGAAAAAAAGACTTTGGTAAAgttaattattttttatggaaACTTTGGTAAAATTAGTTGACATTGAGGTGTAGTGATGGGCCTCGAGGCTGTCGATTGGTTGATCAATCCCCGTCCTAAGGGTAAGGGATTGGGCGTGCTGTCAGAATGATCGTGTTTTCCTGCCAAGTTGATCAAAATAAGGGTATCATTTTCGAGATGTATGAAAGTTTAAGTTGACTAGGCTGGAGTGATTCGTTAAACTAGATTATAAATATATTATAATTGATGATGTGCAATTGAGTGCTTAATTTATTTACATTTCGAATACGGAATCGTTAAATTTTTAATACTACTAGATTGCTGTAGATAAGATGAAATAGTGCATacatttctcatcaacaaaaacaCAGGGTACTCATCGTCAtcataaatcatcatcatcagcatggCTAGAAAACTCATCAGCTTTATATTGCTAATGGTGACTGTCTCCCGTAGGTAGTACCacatctttttcttattttaatataAGAGCATTAAGTTTCTGATTACTAATTTATAACCAATTCGATCTTAAGTAATGTCTAGCAGAGAGATGACATTTGGGCATGATTCTGGTTTGGGAAGGAAATTGTTGGGAGTAGGCGTAGCTGACGGACTTGTAACAGCCAAACTAGGCGGAGAAACAGTAACTGACTTGGAGAATGGACAAGCAGTAGATCTAGATATTAGCACTAGTATAGAGGTGGCTCGTGGGCCATGAGAGTCTGTCATGCTGGTATTACCGTGGTCAAGGAAAAATGGCATACTCCTCAATCAACGGGGCTGTGGCACTTCAGTTATCATGCGACTTGTTCAGTGTTCTTGATTTTCTTATCTTATTTGTTTGTAATTCGTTTCGTAGTTTGCTTTTATGTTTGTTGTCGAAAAATAGTTAAAAGTTCAGCTCTTGAAAAAAGTGAAATAGAATTATTCCCATTATAATGATCTCTATCTATATCTTCAAACCACAGGGGATTAGTCCCTAGGTGGTGGTGCAGACTAATCACCACCTATGCGTTCCTACAAAGCCAGAATTTCCAGGGTTTCATCGCGAATACCAGATATATTCTAATGAAGGTTTCCTCCAAAGAATATAGGAGACAAGTGTTTAACGCCAGAATTGCCAGCAAAAGTTTAACGCCTTTAAAACAAGTGTTTATCGTCAAAGGTTGATTTCCTGAATCAATTACATGGATTAATTACAATACTGCCTGTGTTTGAGGTTATACTGCTGATGTTTCATAATAAGCATATACTATGATTTAAAGGATGAAACAATATCACTAACACATAGTGTCTAATCGTAATCAGATCCACACCTCGGCGCTCCAAAGATGGCTTTGTGATATGCAGGAAATAGGTGCCCtcgtacaaaaataaaaatatatatatcccGAGATAGATTTTTGTTGCTACTCTCTACTATTAATAGGCgaacaattttcttttttctgaaaTGGTGAACAATTTACCTTTGCCATAGCTCAACTAGTGGTTTCCCTTTCTGGCAATTGGCTACGCAATCCATTACAATCTCCCTCAACTGTTTTGCTACCTCTTCCATGGGTAGACAGGCATCAACTGTCTGAATTAGAGATGTACAAAACATAAGAAATGAGGAATCACTAAGATATCTCATGAACTTTACACAAATGATTGATGATTTCGGTAAGGCTGCCCTAACTTTACACAAATGAGACAATCTGTTGCTAAATATTCCTAACATAAGAAAATGACAGAGCAGATAGGATCATCAAGGTTTGAGGCTGATTGAGTGCAGGCAAATGGCAGGGATCTAGAATTTTAAGCTATTAGATCTATTTCAAGTTTAAGGTGGTGCTTTTGTGAGTGGAAATTCATGAAATATGCTTGATAACTGAATGCAGGAATGTACCTTCCATGTGAGATCATGAAGCATCTCATAGTGTTGAGCAACTTTCTTCTGGAACTCAAGCTGCTCGTATCTTTCGCCTCCATAACCTCCTCTTTCTGCAGCTTTCTGAAATAATTTTTCAGTTTCAAAAATACAAGTTACGATCTGTATTAAAAATCAAAGTGATTCTTACGAAGGGAACTAGAGTAGCTAGCAATAGTTAGGAACCACCTCAGGCGGCACATCGAGGTATGCTACTAGATCTGGAGCCAGCAAACCTTTCTCTGGACCCTGAAACATATAATGAATTATGTGGTCATCTCATAAGTAAAGAAAACCTCAAGCCTGTGTGTGTCGAGTTTCCAAGGGAAATCACCTTACACCACTCAATATCAAGACCCTTGGCAGATGAAAAAGCCACCCCCGAGTAAGAATAGCGATCTACGATTAAGGTTGTCCCACTCCTCAACTTACTCTCCATCAGCGTTCTGCACAACAGAAGTACTTTGACTAAGTACTACTTTTTTTTAACTACCTTACGGACACATGTTGATGTTTGTCATTGGATGCTGACGATATAGCATCAAATTGCCCCTCCTCCGAGCCCAACAGCTAACAGCGGGGGCCAAGGAtatgatgtggtcgggccacatacttcaagtaAGTGGCCCCTCTTAGTTTTATGACACCTATTACAACTAAAAATCTGCCCCCTCCAAAT encodes:
- the LOC113354221 gene encoding thymidylate kinase-like isoform X1, translated to MENGATGNPRGALVVLEGLDRSGKTSQASGLLTYLEGQGLSAELWRFPDRNTCVGQMISSYLSNKSELDDRTIHLLFSANRWEKRTLMESKLRSGTTLIVDRYSYSGVAFSSAKGLDIEWCKGPEKGLLAPDLVAYLDVPPEKAAERGGYGGERYEQLEFQKKVAQHYEMLHDLTWKTVDACLPMEEVAKQLREIVMDCVANCQKGKPLVELWQR
- the LOC113354221 gene encoding thymidylate kinase-like isoform X2, encoding MSHACSLRVAKLLNFGAVSTPNPLRSSRIHLHFPVKSFSIKIQMENGATGNPRGALVVLEGLDRSGKTSQASGLLTYLEGQGLSAELWRFPDRNTCVGQMISSYLSNKSELDDRTIHLLFSANRWEKRTLMESKLRSGTTLIVDRYSYSGVAFSSAKGLDIEWCKGPEKGLLAPDLVAYLDVPPEKAAERGGYGGERYEQLEFQKKVAQHYEMLHDLTWKTVDACLPMEEVAKQLREIVMDCVANCQKGKPLVELWQR